A genomic region of Kribbella sp. NBC_00382 contains the following coding sequences:
- a CDS encoding UDP-N-acetylmuramoyl-L-alanyl-D-glutamate--2,6-diaminopimelate ligase, with protein MSTPTAAGGAVAAIRPQRTVPVSLADLVQTAGARASTDLADVSVTGVSLDSRSIHPGDLYAALPGLVTHGAAFAANAQAAGAVAVLTDPEGEERARATGLPVLVVAKPRDVLGAVASRIYGEPTSGLRLLGITGTNGKTTTSFLLDSVLQNIGKSALIGTIETRIGDEAVKSARTTPEATDLQALFAVMRERSVAWCAMEVSSHALAMGRVDGARFAVAGFTNLTQDHLDFHKTFEEYFAAKASLFTPERCDLAVVNIDDEYGRRLAAQTVVPLVTVSTTRDADWTVGGTHQSEHGTTVIDIQGPDEALTVEIGLPGDFNVANALLATVMLRQVDVPAEAIAAGLQHAPVPGRMETFTRADGLSVIVDYAHTPDAVELALKAARTATKGKLFAVVGCGGDRDPGKRPAMGAAAARAADVVIVTDDNPRSEDPAAIRAAAVEGARAAVPEVDLQEVGDRRRAIATAIGLAGPGDTVVVLGKGHETGQDVGGVIHPFDDRQTVRELIAATGEAAV; from the coding sequence GTGTCCACCCCAACCGCCGCAGGCGGCGCCGTTGCCGCGATCAGGCCCCAACGGACCGTGCCGGTCAGCCTCGCCGACCTCGTCCAGACCGCCGGAGCGCGAGCCTCGACGGACCTCGCTGACGTCTCGGTGACCGGTGTGTCACTCGACTCGCGCTCGATCCATCCGGGCGACCTGTACGCCGCCCTGCCGGGACTGGTGACGCACGGAGCAGCCTTCGCCGCCAACGCGCAGGCAGCCGGCGCTGTCGCAGTACTGACTGATCCGGAGGGGGAGGAGCGGGCGCGAGCCACTGGGCTCCCTGTACTCGTGGTCGCCAAGCCGCGCGACGTGCTCGGCGCTGTCGCCAGCCGTATCTACGGCGAGCCGACGAGCGGCCTGCGCCTGCTGGGCATCACGGGTACCAACGGCAAGACGACGACGAGCTTCCTGCTCGACTCCGTACTGCAGAACATCGGCAAGTCGGCCCTGATCGGCACGATCGAGACCCGGATCGGCGACGAGGCGGTCAAGAGCGCCCGGACCACGCCGGAGGCCACCGATCTGCAGGCGTTGTTCGCGGTGATGCGCGAGCGGTCCGTCGCCTGGTGCGCGATGGAGGTCTCCAGCCACGCGCTCGCGATGGGCCGGGTGGACGGCGCACGATTCGCGGTTGCCGGGTTCACCAACCTGACGCAGGACCACCTGGACTTCCACAAGACTTTCGAGGAGTACTTCGCCGCCAAGGCGTCCCTCTTCACCCCTGAGCGGTGCGACCTCGCCGTCGTGAATATCGACGACGAGTACGGCCGCCGTCTCGCCGCGCAGACGGTCGTTCCGCTGGTGACCGTCTCGACCACCCGCGACGCCGACTGGACCGTCGGCGGCACGCATCAGTCCGAGCACGGCACCACGGTGATCGACATCCAGGGGCCGGACGAGGCGCTGACCGTCGAGATCGGGCTGCCGGGTGACTTCAACGTGGCGAACGCCTTGCTGGCGACGGTGATGCTGCGGCAGGTCGACGTACCGGCTGAGGCGATCGCTGCTGGGTTGCAGCACGCCCCAGTACCGGGCCGGATGGAGACCTTCACCCGGGCCGACGGTCTGAGCGTGATCGTCGACTACGCGCACACGCCTGATGCAGTCGAGCTGGCACTCAAGGCAGCCCGTACCGCCACCAAGGGCAAGTTGTTCGCGGTGGTCGGCTGCGGCGGCGACCGTGACCCCGGCAAGCGGCCCGCGATGGGCGCGGCGGCTGCCCGGGCGGCTGACGTCGTGATCGTCACCGATGACAACCCGCGCAGCGAGGACCCGGCAGCGATCCGAGCCGCGGCCGTCGAAGGCGCGCGGGCAGCGGTCCCCGAGGTGGACCTGCAGGAGGTCGGCGACCGGCGGCGGGCGATCGCCACCGCGATCGGACTGGCCGGACCCGGCGACACTGTGGTGGTGCTCGGCAAGGGCCACGAGACCGGCCAGGACGTCGGCGGCGTGATCCACCCGTTCGACGACCGGCAGACCGTGCGCGAGCTGATCGCGGCGACCGGAGAGGCAGCAGTGTGA
- the rsmH gene encoding 16S rRNA (cytosine(1402)-N(4))-methyltransferase RsmH, translating to MDGAERGAEGRHVPVMLDRVVALLAPGLQHPGAVLVDATLGLGGHAEAFLQRFPDIRLVGLDRDPEALRLTGDRLAPYSERVTLVHAVYDELPQVLYDLGIPAIDGILFDLGVSSMQLDEADRGFAYSQDAPLDMRMDSTAPTTAADILNTYSSAELARILFQYGEEKFSRRIADRIVKARETEPFTNSARLSELVRDAIPQAARRTGGHPAKRTFQALRIEVNGELEVLRRALPAAVASLALHGRIVVMSYQSLEDRIAKQVLAAGAKSDVPDDLPVIPAGHEPYLKLLTRGAEKPTEEEVAENPRAASARVRAAERVREKGLVA from the coding sequence ATGGACGGTGCTGAGCGCGGAGCAGAGGGACGCCATGTCCCGGTCATGCTCGACCGCGTCGTCGCGCTGCTCGCTCCCGGCCTGCAGCACCCCGGTGCCGTCCTGGTCGACGCCACCCTCGGACTCGGCGGACACGCCGAAGCCTTCCTCCAGCGTTTCCCCGACATCCGCCTGGTCGGCCTCGACCGCGACCCGGAGGCCCTGCGGCTGACCGGCGACCGGTTGGCGCCGTACTCCGAGCGCGTCACGCTGGTGCACGCCGTGTACGACGAGCTGCCCCAGGTGCTCTACGACCTGGGCATCCCGGCGATCGACGGCATCCTCTTCGACCTCGGCGTCTCCTCCATGCAGCTCGACGAGGCCGACCGTGGCTTCGCGTACTCGCAGGACGCGCCGCTCGACATGCGGATGGACAGCACCGCGCCGACCACGGCCGCGGACATCCTGAACACCTACAGCTCGGCCGAGCTGGCCCGGATCCTGTTCCAGTACGGCGAGGAGAAGTTCTCCCGCCGGATCGCGGACCGGATCGTCAAGGCCCGCGAGACCGAGCCGTTCACGAACAGCGCCCGGCTGTCCGAGCTGGTCCGCGACGCGATCCCGCAGGCGGCCCGCCGGACCGGGGGACACCCGGCCAAGCGGACCTTCCAGGCACTGCGGATCGAGGTCAACGGCGAGCTCGAGGTACTCCGTCGCGCTTTACCCGCTGCTGTTGCGTCGCTGGCGCTGCACGGCCGGATCGTGGTGATGAGCTACCAGTCGCTCGAGGACCGGATCGCCAAGCAGGTATTGGCCGCCGGCGCGAAGAGCGACGTACCGGACGACCTGCCGGTGATCCCGGCTGGTCATGAGCCGTACCTCAAGTTGCTGACGCGTGGAGCGGAGAAGCCGACGGAGGAAGAGGTCGCGGAGAACCCGAGGGCTGCATCGGCCCGGGTCCGAGCGGCGGAGCGCGTACGCGAGAAGGGGTTGGTGGCCTGA
- a CDS encoding transglutaminase family protein, producing the protein MTGHVRISIAAWVATVLGALVLTPVFSGPFLFISAFFCAIVTAVGIGLQNWRAPRIVVPFVQLLVLIELISLSFLHNTMKWGLIPWKATVLAFNDQTVDAMNSINRFSAPLPYDRHLLLFASTVIAVAGLLIHLVAVQIRQAAWAGLLLLTMYTVPAATVHGGLPALLFIPPAVGYIVLLSAEGRTRLSRWGRRISGVSHLDAAEPIEASALGQAGRRIGLSVVALAALLPALIPALPEGVIGNGVAGGGGTGTGAIVSPNDTMLDMGKNLKRGDNVTALTYTGGPSEGVYLRLTALDLFDGNTWRRSDSGEGQKIGNDPLSPPPGYSGDLSKVPENKLKIQVSRSFRSQFAPVPYPLRTISLKKNWKFDASTLDVLSTNGSVVGGQDFNLSWYDLKPTAEELNESIPGGEPDQTTSDVPERTDPKFKALAQQITANAKGNHYLQATELQEWFRGSDFTYSTAADSSSGMRALDKFLFGDKTGYCEQFATGMALLARTLGIPARVGIGFLPGQAGKNNQHVVKMHDMHAWPELYFEGSGWVRFEPTPSVRAATTPTWTNSNNLTPSNPTTAPTTAPTTPGSTNNPETERPGDKRNLPEDNGLVPVGGGNWFTNGGAKIIGLSLAVILLLGVPWLVRTLTRRKRYSRPPSRIGIEGLWAEVRDTARDLGLDWSEIATPRQLGDWLVTKVPEETQPAALRLARGVEAMRYAGLGDSYPDLRSETEEVRKALWIDTRFLRRWRARLLPPSWRWYLNRGSSEASDLLDEFDLLLARIRSALLPRRHAS; encoded by the coding sequence ATGACCGGTCACGTCAGGATCTCCATCGCCGCCTGGGTCGCCACCGTGCTCGGCGCCCTCGTGCTCACGCCGGTGTTCTCCGGGCCGTTCCTGTTCATCAGCGCCTTCTTCTGCGCGATCGTGACCGCGGTCGGGATCGGGCTGCAGAACTGGCGGGCGCCGCGCATCGTCGTACCGTTCGTGCAGCTGCTGGTGCTGATCGAGCTGATCTCGCTGTCGTTCCTGCACAACACGATGAAGTGGGGCCTGATCCCGTGGAAGGCCACGGTGCTGGCCTTCAACGACCAGACGGTCGACGCGATGAACTCGATCAACCGCTTCAGCGCGCCGCTGCCTTATGACCGACACCTGCTGCTGTTCGCGTCGACGGTGATCGCGGTGGCCGGGTTGCTGATCCACTTGGTCGCAGTACAGATCAGGCAGGCAGCTTGGGCCGGTCTGTTGCTGCTGACGATGTACACCGTGCCTGCGGCGACCGTGCACGGCGGCCTGCCCGCTCTGCTCTTCATCCCGCCGGCGGTCGGCTACATCGTGCTGTTGTCGGCCGAAGGACGAACGAGGCTCAGTCGGTGGGGACGCCGGATCTCCGGGGTATCTCACCTGGACGCCGCCGAGCCGATCGAGGCCTCCGCGCTCGGCCAGGCCGGGCGACGGATCGGCCTGAGTGTCGTTGCACTGGCCGCGTTACTTCCGGCGCTGATCCCCGCATTGCCGGAAGGCGTGATCGGGAACGGCGTCGCCGGCGGTGGCGGGACAGGTACCGGCGCGATCGTCTCCCCCAACGACACGATGCTGGACATGGGCAAGAACCTGAAGCGTGGCGACAACGTCACTGCGCTGACCTACACCGGCGGTCCGTCGGAGGGTGTCTATCTGCGGCTGACCGCGCTGGACCTCTTCGACGGCAACACCTGGCGCAGGTCGGACTCGGGTGAGGGCCAGAAGATCGGCAACGATCCGCTGAGCCCACCGCCCGGCTACAGCGGCGACCTGAGCAAGGTGCCGGAGAACAAGCTGAAGATCCAGGTCAGCCGCAGCTTCCGGTCGCAGTTCGCGCCGGTGCCGTATCCGCTGCGGACGATCTCGCTGAAGAAGAACTGGAAGTTCGACGCGAGCACGCTGGACGTGCTGTCCACCAACGGCAGCGTCGTCGGCGGCCAGGACTTCAACCTCAGCTGGTACGACCTGAAGCCGACCGCGGAGGAGCTGAACGAGAGCATCCCCGGCGGCGAGCCCGACCAGACCACCAGCGACGTGCCGGAGCGGACTGACCCGAAGTTCAAGGCGCTGGCCCAGCAGATCACCGCCAATGCGAAGGGCAACCACTACCTGCAGGCGACCGAGCTGCAGGAATGGTTCCGTGGCAGCGACTTCACCTACAGCACGGCGGCGGACAGCTCGAGTGGCATGCGCGCGCTGGACAAATTCCTCTTCGGGGACAAGACCGGGTACTGCGAGCAGTTCGCGACCGGGATGGCATTGCTGGCCCGCACCCTCGGCATTCCGGCGCGGGTCGGGATCGGATTCCTGCCGGGGCAAGCGGGCAAGAACAACCAGCACGTCGTGAAGATGCACGACATGCACGCCTGGCCCGAGCTGTACTTCGAGGGCTCCGGCTGGGTCCGCTTCGAGCCGACCCCGTCGGTACGGGCCGCGACGACGCCGACCTGGACCAACTCGAACAACCTCACCCCGAGCAACCCGACGACCGCGCCGACCACGGCGCCGACGACTCCGGGCTCGACCAACAACCCCGAGACCGAGCGGCCGGGTGACAAGCGCAACCTGCCCGAGGACAACGGTCTCGTCCCGGTCGGTGGCGGCAACTGGTTCACCAACGGCGGCGCCAAGATCATCGGGCTCTCGCTGGCGGTGATCCTGTTGCTCGGGGTGCCGTGGCTGGTTCGCACGCTGACCAGGCGGAAGCGGTACAGCCGGCCACCGAGCCGGATCGGTATCGAGGGATTGTGGGCAGAGGTCCGCGACACCGCTCGCGACCTCGGCCTGGACTGGTCGGAGATCGCGACACCTCGCCAACTCGGCGACTGGCTGGTCACCAAGGTCCCGGAGGAGACGCAACCCGCGGCACTCCGGCTGGCCCGCGGCGTCGAAGCCATGCGGTACGCCGGGCTGGGCGACTCGTACCCCGACCTCCGCTCCGAGACCGAGGAAGTCCGCAAGGCACTCTGGATCGACACCCGCTTCCTCCGTCGGTGGCGCGCCAGACTGCTGCCACCGTCCTGGCGCTGGTACCTCAACCGAGGCAGCTCCGAGGCCTCCGACCTCCTGGACGAGTTCGACCTCCTCCTGGCCCGGATCCGCAGCGCCCTACTCCCCCGCCGCCACGCCAGCTAG
- a CDS encoding DUF58 domain-containing protein, with product MRQALRGLTTRGRAFVAAGITASLCALLLGQKDLLRVGILLVALPLVAALVVGRTRLRLQVRRSLAPDQVPVGTPSTVELTLSNQGRMPAGLLLLEDRIPYVLGHRPRFVVDRVSPNWKRTVTYPVKSDVRGLFQVGPLMLTVADPFGLVETSRTFTRSQHLLVTPRVYQLPEVRLGADRAGSGENRPRAIASAGEEDATVREYRDGDDLRRVHWRSTARRGAMMVRREEQPWQSRCAIFLDARTISHHGHGPSSSLEWAVSAAASVGIDRIRRGYVTTLLGGPTTLSAISHRSSTAIHQPLTSQHLLTECATVEEHKYAEIGPLLTVDRHIQEPSLVVAIVGACNSEDVTSLNRWRTTQATGVALLLDAASWSVGAEGTEKAARLTAATDATENELRRNGWRVARVQRGDHLPTVWSTLGLRSGRIA from the coding sequence ATGCGGCAGGCTTTGCGCGGACTGACCACCCGGGGGCGGGCGTTCGTCGCAGCCGGGATCACTGCTTCTCTTTGTGCGTTGCTGCTCGGCCAGAAGGACCTGCTGCGGGTCGGCATCCTGCTGGTCGCGCTGCCGCTCGTGGCGGCACTTGTTGTCGGCCGGACCCGGTTGCGCCTGCAGGTACGGCGCAGCCTGGCTCCGGACCAGGTCCCGGTGGGGACTCCGTCGACGGTCGAGCTGACGCTGTCCAACCAAGGCCGGATGCCGGCTGGGCTGCTGCTGCTCGAGGACCGCATTCCATATGTACTGGGGCACCGCCCGCGATTCGTCGTCGACCGGGTCAGCCCGAACTGGAAGCGCACGGTCACCTATCCGGTGAAGTCCGATGTGCGTGGACTGTTCCAGGTCGGGCCGTTGATGTTGACGGTCGCCGACCCGTTCGGGCTGGTCGAGACGAGCCGGACGTTCACCCGGAGTCAGCACCTGCTGGTGACGCCACGGGTTTACCAGCTTCCCGAAGTACGGCTGGGAGCTGATCGTGCGGGGTCGGGCGAGAACCGGCCGCGCGCCATCGCGTCGGCGGGTGAAGAGGACGCGACTGTTCGCGAGTACCGCGACGGCGACGATCTGCGCCGGGTGCACTGGCGGTCGACCGCGCGGCGTGGCGCCATGATGGTTCGCCGGGAGGAGCAGCCCTGGCAGAGCCGGTGCGCGATCTTCCTGGACGCACGCACGATCTCGCACCACGGGCACGGGCCGTCGTCCAGTCTCGAGTGGGCGGTGAGCGCTGCGGCCTCGGTCGGGATCGACCGGATCCGGCGCGGCTACGTCACCACCCTGCTCGGCGGGCCGACCACGCTGTCGGCGATCAGCCACCGCAGCTCGACTGCGATCCACCAGCCGCTCACCAGCCAGCACCTGCTGACCGAGTGCGCGACGGTGGAGGAACACAAGTACGCCGAGATCGGCCCGCTGCTGACCGTCGACCGGCACATCCAAGAGCCCAGCCTGGTCGTCGCCATCGTCGGCGCCTGCAACAGCGAAGACGTCACCTCGCTCAATCGCTGGCGCACCACCCAAGCGACCGGAGTGGCGCTCTTGCTCGATGCGGCAAGCTGGTCAGTGGGCGCGGAGGGCACCGAGAAGGCCGCCCGGCTTACCGCGGCCACTGATGCCACCGAGAACGAACTGCGCCGCAACGGCTGGCGAGTCGCCAGAGTGCAGCGCGGAGACCATCTCCCGACCGTGTGGTCCACCCTAGGACTACGAAGCGGAAGGATCGCATGA
- a CDS encoding AAA family ATPase yields MEFDELTEVAGRVRRAIETVIEGKPDVVEVAVTVLLAEGHLLIEDVPGVGKTMLAKALARSIDCTVRRIQFTPDLLPSDITGVSVFNQENREFEFKPGAVFANIVVGDEINRASPKTQAALLESMEERQVTVDTTTYQLEAPFMVIATQNPIEMEGTYPLPEAQRDRFMARLSMGYPEPAAELRMLDGHAAAEPLESLQPVTDGQQILRLVKTVHSVHVSESVKEYAVALVGATRRSQELRLGASPRATLHLVRAARAAAALDSREFVLPDDIQELAVPVLAHRVLPAAEAHLGGRGAADIISGLVASVPLPRTRRD; encoded by the coding sequence ATGGAATTCGACGAGCTGACAGAGGTGGCGGGACGGGTCCGCCGAGCCATCGAGACTGTGATCGAAGGCAAACCCGATGTGGTCGAAGTAGCCGTCACCGTGCTACTCGCCGAAGGACACCTGCTGATCGAGGACGTGCCCGGCGTCGGCAAGACGATGCTGGCCAAGGCACTGGCCCGATCGATCGACTGCACCGTGCGCCGGATCCAGTTCACGCCGGACCTACTTCCGTCGGACATCACCGGCGTGTCGGTCTTCAACCAGGAGAACCGCGAGTTCGAGTTCAAGCCGGGCGCGGTGTTCGCGAACATCGTCGTCGGCGACGAGATCAACCGCGCCTCACCGAAGACCCAGGCCGCGCTGCTGGAGTCGATGGAGGAGCGCCAGGTCACCGTCGACACGACGACGTACCAGCTCGAGGCGCCGTTCATGGTGATCGCGACGCAGAACCCGATCGAGATGGAAGGTACCTATCCCCTTCCCGAGGCACAGCGCGACCGCTTCATGGCCCGGCTGTCGATGGGCTACCCGGAGCCGGCCGCCGAGCTGCGGATGCTCGACGGGCACGCCGCCGCCGAGCCGCTGGAGTCGCTGCAGCCGGTGACCGACGGACAGCAGATCCTCCGCCTGGTGAAGACAGTGCACTCGGTGCACGTGTCGGAGTCGGTGAAGGAGTACGCCGTCGCGCTCGTCGGGGCCACCCGCCGCTCGCAGGAGCTGCGCCTGGGCGCCAGCCCGCGCGCCACGCTGCACCTGGTCCGGGCCGCCCGGGCAGCTGCCGCGCTGGACTCGCGCGAGTTCGTCCTCCCGGACGACATCCAGGAGCTCGCCGTACCAGTCCTCGCACACCGAGTACTACCGGCCGCCGAAGCCCACCTGGGTGGACGTGGAGCGGCTGACATCATCTCCGGGCTCGTGGCCTCGGTGCCGCTGCCCCGCACGCGTCGGGACTGA
- a CDS encoding DUF3040 domain-containing protein, translating to MVGLDWTRPIEIALTMEGSTVPLSEEEQRQFEQLERALAAEDPKFVSAMRGTNVRLYYKRRAVLAGVGFVLGIVVLMTGAIIPNTIIGVIGFVMMVACLYVAALSMKRISNASDGDDLPPPPPQSKRHRTRHDSSGSFMERMEDRWRRRRDEDL from the coding sequence ATGGTCGGCCTAGACTGGACTCGGCCTATCGAGATCGCGCTCACCATGGAGGGATCGACGGTGCCCCTCTCGGAAGAAGAGCAGCGCCAGTTCGAGCAGCTCGAACGTGCCCTCGCTGCGGAAGACCCGAAGTTTGTTTCCGCCATGCGAGGCACCAATGTGCGCTTGTACTACAAGCGCCGGGCAGTGCTTGCCGGCGTTGGATTCGTGCTGGGCATCGTTGTACTGATGACCGGTGCGATCATTCCCAACACCATCATCGGAGTCATCGGCTTCGTCATGATGGTCGCCTGCCTGTACGTCGCGGCGCTGAGCATGAAGCGGATCAGCAACGCGAGCGACGGCGACGACCTGCCGCCGCCTCCGCCGCAGTCCAAACGGCACCGGACCAGACATGACTCGTCCGGCAGCTTCATGGAGCGGATGGAAGACCGCTGGCGCCGCCGCCGCGACGAGGACCTCTGA
- the mraZ gene encoding division/cell wall cluster transcriptional repressor MraZ → MFLGTHFPKLDDKGRLFLPAKFRDELAEGLVITRGQERSLSVWPESEFVQMTEQLKQAPITNKGARDYLRMLFAGASNEVPDKQGRVTIPPMLRDYAGLDRDCVVIGAMNRVEIWNTENWNTYSAAQEQAFADLSEEVLPGIF, encoded by the coding sequence GTGTTCCTTGGAACGCACTTCCCCAAGCTCGACGACAAGGGCCGACTGTTCCTGCCGGCGAAGTTCCGCGACGAATTGGCTGAAGGCCTGGTGATCACCAGAGGACAGGAGCGGTCGCTGTCGGTGTGGCCCGAAAGCGAATTCGTGCAGATGACCGAGCAGTTGAAGCAGGCTCCGATCACCAACAAGGGTGCTCGGGACTACCTACGGATGTTGTTCGCCGGGGCCTCCAACGAGGTGCCGGACAAGCAGGGCCGGGTCACCATCCCGCCGATGCTTCGCGATTACGCAGGGCTGGATCGCGACTGTGTCGTCATCGGGGCGATGAACAGGGTGGAGATCTGGAACACGGAGAACTGGAACACGTACTCAGCGGCACAGGAGCAGGCATTCGCCGACCTGTCCGAGGAGGTACTGCCCGGAATCTTCTGA
- a CDS encoding peptidoglycan D,D-transpeptidase FtsI family protein has translation MRRTRPAAAGDAPRRTAKKAASAGTAKKAAAARPVKAARRTGEPPRKRPASGGPRKRPPQNRRPPRQPKVKKPPRTLKLGRPALRLRMTFGVMAFVLSLFAGRLILLQGVDPDSYALAATKENTKPFVLHATRGAILDRNGVPLSVSEDAVAITADPTQTAPVAAQLASLLTSKIPGTTYAKFYADLTLKKRYVLLAHQVSPQTWNQITAEIKKQNASIAEQNKGKPAEAKAPLLVGLFTESDPIRSHPLGSVGASVVGVVGDEGKGLAGLEYGLNDKLSGSDGKAMYEVDTKGNKIPNADHTVEEPKPGVSAQLTLDSDLQWFAEKRIEEAVKQWKAESGTVVVMDVKTGELVAMANYPGYDPNKPLKGQSLKNNALEQVYEPGSVQKVVTMAALADANKISLDTKLEVPGSITVQRRKIKDHFDHGVLKLTIAGVIAKSSNVGTIIASREMPIPQFVKYLHDFGFGEPTGLGFPGESRGVMPPGDEWPELTRSTVAFGQGLAVNAVQMTAAVNAVANGGIYVPPKLVKNYVDSNGNDIANPSGPSRRVVSETAAKEVGTMMESVTADGGTALQAAIPGYRVAGKTGTAQETGEGCEGYCKWATSFAGFAPADNPRFVTYVVLQNPTNGRGGGFQGGPVFRDVMSYALQKYAVPPTGAKQPNVPLTW, from the coding sequence GTGCGACGGACTCGTCCGGCTGCGGCCGGCGATGCGCCTCGGCGTACGGCGAAGAAGGCTGCCTCTGCCGGTACGGCGAAGAAGGCGGCTGCCGCGCGCCCAGTGAAAGCAGCCCGGCGTACTGGCGAGCCGCCGCGTAAGCGTCCGGCCAGTGGGGGACCGCGGAAGCGGCCGCCGCAGAACCGGCGTCCACCGCGACAGCCGAAGGTGAAGAAGCCGCCGCGCACGTTGAAGCTCGGCCGTCCCGCGCTCCGGCTGCGGATGACGTTCGGGGTGATGGCGTTCGTGCTGTCGCTGTTCGCCGGCCGGCTGATCCTGCTGCAGGGCGTCGACCCGGACTCCTACGCGCTCGCCGCGACCAAGGAGAACACCAAGCCGTTCGTGCTGCATGCGACCCGCGGCGCGATCCTGGACCGCAACGGCGTGCCGCTGTCGGTCTCGGAGGACGCGGTCGCGATCACCGCCGATCCGACCCAGACCGCGCCCGTCGCCGCCCAGCTGGCCAGCCTGCTGACCTCGAAGATCCCCGGTACGACGTACGCGAAGTTCTACGCCGACCTCACCCTGAAGAAGCGCTACGTGCTGCTCGCGCACCAGGTCAGCCCGCAGACCTGGAACCAGATCACGGCCGAGATCAAGAAGCAGAACGCCTCGATCGCCGAGCAGAACAAGGGCAAACCGGCCGAGGCCAAGGCGCCGCTGCTGGTCGGCCTGTTCACCGAGTCCGACCCGATCCGCAGCCACCCGCTCGGCTCCGTCGGCGCCAGCGTGGTCGGCGTGGTCGGTGACGAGGGCAAGGGTCTGGCCGGCCTGGAGTACGGGCTGAACGACAAGCTGTCCGGCTCCGACGGCAAGGCGATGTACGAGGTCGACACCAAGGGCAACAAGATCCCGAACGCCGACCACACCGTCGAGGAGCCCAAGCCCGGCGTCAGCGCGCAGCTCACCCTGGACTCCGACCTGCAGTGGTTCGCCGAGAAGCGGATCGAGGAAGCGGTCAAGCAGTGGAAGGCCGAGTCCGGCACGGTCGTCGTGATGGACGTGAAGACCGGCGAGCTGGTCGCGATGGCCAACTACCCCGGCTACGACCCGAACAAGCCGCTCAAGGGCCAGTCGCTGAAGAACAACGCGCTGGAACAGGTCTACGAGCCGGGCAGCGTGCAGAAGGTCGTCACGATGGCCGCGCTGGCCGACGCGAACAAGATCTCGCTCGACACCAAGCTCGAGGTGCCGGGCAGCATCACCGTGCAGCGGCGCAAGATCAAGGACCACTTCGACCACGGCGTGCTGAAGCTGACCATCGCCGGCGTGATCGCCAAGTCCTCGAACGTCGGCACCATCATCGCCTCCCGCGAGATGCCGATCCCGCAGTTCGTGAAGTACCTGCACGACTTCGGTTTCGGTGAGCCGACCGGCCTGGGCTTCCCCGGCGAGAGCCGTGGCGTGATGCCGCCGGGTGACGAGTGGCCCGAGCTGACCCGCTCGACCGTCGCCTTCGGTCAGGGCCTGGCCGTGAACGCGGTCCAGATGACCGCCGCGGTCAACGCGGTGGCCAACGGCGGCATCTACGTACCGCCCAAGCTGGTCAAGAACTACGTCGACTCCAACGGCAACGACATCGCCAACCCGTCCGGCCCGTCGCGTCGCGTGGTCAGCGAGACCGCCGCCAAGGAGGTCGGCACGATGATGGAGTCGGTGACCGCTGACGGCGGTACCGCGCTCCAGGCGGCCATCCCGGGCTACCGGGTCGCAGGCAAGACCGGTACGGCGCAGGAGACCGGCGAGGGTTGCGAGGGCTACTGCAAGTGGGCGACCTCTTTCGCCGGATTCGCCCCTGCCGACAACCCGCGCTTCGTTACGTACGTCGTACTGCAGAACCCGACGAACGGCCGGGGCGGTGGTTTCCAGGGAGGTCCGGTGTTCCGCGACGTGATGAGCTACGCGCTCCAGAAGTACGCAGTACCGCCGACTGGCGCGAAGCAGCCCAACGTCCCGCTGACCTGGTGA